Proteins co-encoded in one Musa acuminata AAA Group cultivar baxijiao unplaced genomic scaffold, Cavendish_Baxijiao_AAA HiC_scaffold_1077, whole genome shotgun sequence genomic window:
- the LOC135666232 gene encoding LRR receptor-like serine/threonine-protein kinase GSO1: protein MDNMQPLCLVFLFLCSTLLLQWSQGCHPHDRSALLTFKAGITADPSGLLRSWDSATDCCSAWDGVACDAATGRVVNVCRPGLSSGPDFISDASIAGSLSPALGDLFSLRLLDLSNLKQLAGPVPPALGRLSRLEHLLLDSNQLTGCIPSAFANLTRLRKLSLGNNRLSGSLPPSMFTSPFLSVVSLSNNRLTGGIPASIGRVPAMEALDLHGNHLTGSIPMEIGLLRRLTVLDLSENKISGGIPSSIGKLKNLVVLYLNQNRITGSIPPSIAGMVSLQFCRMSENQLTGSIPDSIGGLPSIERLILENNKLTGQLPAAIGRLATLTDIFFSNNRFTGRIPSSFANLANLQTLDLSRNRLGGPIPAELSRLRNLQELDLSFNSLMHLGRPPSWLGQMNIFKLVLADTGISGPLSDWLSSASSISILDLSSNGLVGDLPPWIGNMTGLSLLNLSNNTLHSGIPEGFKNLTLLMDLDLHSNELYGRLRPVLAKGTQDPLGHYRTLDLSRNRFTGGLDEGVGELAAMDTVERLVVSHNPELGGGIPASMARLAALKEVGMAGNGLSGSIPEGVLDLARLTEFDVSDNRLSGRIPRHRAPLTAEGFRGNTGLCSAPLPPCKLW, encoded by the coding sequence ATGGATAACATGCAGCCGCTGtgcctcgtcttcctcttcctctgctcCACCCTGTTGCTGCAGTGGTCGCAGGGATGTCACCCCCACGACCGTTCGGCCCTTCTCACCTTCAAGGCCGGCATCACCGCCGACCCCTCCGGCCTCCTCCGCTCCTGGGACTCGGCCACGGACTGTTGCTCCGCGTGGGACGGCGTGGCCTGCGACGCTGCCACTGGCCGCGTCGTCAACGTCTGCCGCCCTGGCCTCTCCTCCGGGCCCGACTTCATCTCCGACGCCTCCATTGCCGGGAGTCTCTCGCCTGCCCTCGGCGACCTCTTCTCCCTCCGGTTGCTCGATCTCAGCAACCTCAAGCAGCTCGCCGGCCCCGTTCCACCCGCCCTCGGCCGCCTCTCCCGCCTTGAACACCTCCTCCTCGACTCCAACCAACTCACCGGCTGCATCCCCTCCGCCTTCGCAAACCTCACCCGACTCCGGAAGCTCTCCCTCGGCAACAACCGCCTCTCCGGATCGCTTCCCCCTTCCATGTTCACCTCTCCATTTCTTTCCGTGGTCTCTCTTTCCAACAACAGGCTAACCGGCGGCATCCCGGCATCCATCGGGCGGGTACCTGCAATGGAGGCACTAGACCTCCATGGCAACCACCTCACCGGCTCCATCCCCATGGAGATCGGATTGCTGCGAAGGCTCACTGTTCTTGATCTTTCAGAGAACAAGATCTCCGGCGGCATCCCCAGCTCCATAGGCAAGCTAAAAAACCTGGTGGTTCTCTACTTGAACCAGAACCGCATCACGGGAAGCATTCCGCCTTCCATCGCCGGTATGGTCTCGCTGCAGTTCTGTAGGATGTCGGAGAACCAGCTCACCGGGAGCATCCCGGATTCGATCGGCGGCCTACCTAGCATCGAGAGACTGATACTGGAGAACAACAAGCTCACCGGTCAGCTGCCCGCCGCTATAGGACGCCTCGCCACGCTCAcggacatcttcttctccaacaacCGATTTACCGGCAGGATCCCTTCCAGCTTCGCCAACCTGGCCAATCTGCAGACGTTAGACCTGTCGCGGAACCGCCTCGGTGGTCCAATCCCCGCCGAGCTCTCCCGGCTGCGGAACCTCCAAGAGCTGGATCTCTCCTTCAACTCCCTGATGCACTTGGGCAGGCCGCCGAGCTGGCTCGGCCAGATGAACATATTCAAGCTTGTCCTGGCGGACACAGGGATCTCCGGTCCGCTGTCTGACTGGCTGTCGTCGGCGTCGTCCATCTCGATCCTCGACCTTTCCAGCAACGGACTGGTGGGGGATCTCCCGCCGTGGATCGGCAACATGACCGGGCTCTCGTTGCTCAACCTCTCCAACAACACTCTGCATTCGGGGATCCCGGAGGGGTTCAAGAACCTGACGCTGCTGATGGACCTGGACCTGCACTCCAACGAGCTGTACGGCCGGCTGCGGCCAGTGCTGGCGAAGGGGACGCAGGACCCCTTGGGGCACTACCGGACGCTGGATCTGTCACGCAACCGGTTCACCGGGGGGCTTGACGAGGGCGTGGGGGAGCTGGCCGCGATGGACACAGTAGAGAGGCTAGTGGTGTCGCACAACCCAGAGCTTGGCGGCGGGATACCGGCGTCCATGGCGAGGCTGGCGGCGCTGAAGGAGGTGGGGATGGCGGGGAACGGGCTCTCCGGGAGCATACCTGAGGGCGTGCTGGACCTCGCGCGACTGACCGAGTTCGATGTGTCAGATAACAGGCTCAGCGGTCGGATACCGCGCCATCGGGCTCCCTTGACGGCGGAGGGCTTCAGAGGAAACACGGGGCTCTGCAGCGCGCCTCTCCCGCCATGCAAGCTGTGGTAA
- the LOC135666282 gene encoding uncharacterized protein LOC135666282 → MSGDQRIHLGGSSNTELPALWEQRDETHDERPAAVSERYWRLFNDPGLAPPGGAPADPSQVPPEAFHDLAHQVRTLTSIVQTIVSQRTSSQAAPPSRQQEPPARTHVPLTELPGSPRNPTTHPGSREAEDTVSHPEPEAPTVDSTNALRAQLCLVSQRLDEVQQEVRKSKGELGADGHRGSPFIPEIQDQAIPPHFHLPSLDAYDGAADPADHVAAFRAQMALFGTSDALMCRAFPTTLRGPARAWYSGLKPGTIASFDQLAKDFELNFLTYARPKPSMALLLGLNQKEDEPLSHFVNRFTTQIRGLADAHPSLLMQAFMVGLRPSRFFWSLVERPPVAVPEMLQRASQFIAAETWMAGKREEHKKVKSESPRQQQPTASRRKLDRPDPRPPLPALNSSRTEIFLHERGKGMLRDPHPMKNPRELADRSKYCRFHRQHGHDTEQCYELKRQIEELILRGHLGQYLRPNKEQSPRLEGPVERHIDVIAGCPASGGNSMSGRKAYARSAPDKASGHEPEPEITFPTGAAERPDHDDALVISARVANAQMRRIMVDTGSSANILYFSAFQKLDLARENLSPICSALTGFTGDSISPLGAITLPLTVGTPPRSKTVMTTFLVVDLPTAYNAILGRPTLNKVRAVVSTYYRTVKFPTREGVGEATGSPRESRRCYLTSVSLGKRTRAGAPLEDPREAKKLAPHPEPRGSTVDVPLQEARPSQTVRVGSELPEREREQLVGLLRKNADIFAWSPSDMEGVDPEVAEHHLNIPPDARPVKQKPRRHAPDRQRVIREEVGRLLAAGFIEEAKYPQWLSNVVLVKKHNGSWRMCVDNTSLNSACPKDCYPLPKIDRLVDAMAGHARLSFMDAYSGYNQIRMAPEDRERTAFLTDQGIYFYKVMPFGLKNAGATYQRTVNKMFAHQIGRNMEVYVDDMIVKSREARTHLADLAEAFATLRKFRMRLNPTKCAFGVTSGKFLGFIVHQRGIDADPEKVQAIIDMQTPRTVKDLQRFNERLVALSCFLARAGDRCLPLFKALKNPKDFQWTSECEEALKQHLASLPRLTSVSPGEELGLYLAASPHAVSSVLVKESSGPQLPIYYVSHVLSGPEERYPPIEKLALTLVLSARKLRPYFQAHPVKVITDQPLRQVLTKFDVAGRLLRWAVELGEHDISYAPRTAMKAQAVADFIAELAPMDGDPKQTPEAWILHVDGSANSSGAGAGLVLLAPDGRSFERSLRFGFKATNNEAEYEALLAGLRLALEMQVNAIHVLTDSQLVAKQLNGGYEARDATMAKYLARVRDLTARFPYFTLSNVPREENERADALAKLASRQTPEAWPEIEELPARAIEVATMAPGGAPTTWVQELLRFKRDGTLPLDEVAARRLCRTHAWYAEEGGRLYKRSFTHPLLRCFKPDEAQTVLAETHEGVCGEHIGGRTLAHKILRQGYYWPTMCRDAKAYVQRCGSCQQHARAPRQPSVPLSPIDCAWPFAQWGLDLLGPFPPASGQRKYIIVGVDYFTKWVEAEPLATITEHQMEKFVWKNLVTRFGLPRAIITDNGPQFAGTRFREFCAGHGIQLRFSSVAHPQTNGLAKVTNRSILDGLKRRVSAARSIWTDELPSVLWSLRTTPKTATGESPYSLTFGTEAILPPEMSIATRRTRSYDEETSNQGLRASLDVLEERRADAHLKALSHQRAVARAYNKKVRPRPIMLGDLVLRRAEVSDLTRTRGKLAPKWEGPYRVVAVVRPGTYRLTAMDGSSLPRTWNIQNLKKFFV, encoded by the coding sequence ATGTCAGGCGACCAGCGAATCCACCTCGGCGGATCCTCAAATACGGAGCTCCCCGCCTTATGGGAACAGCGTGACGAAACCCACGACGAACGCCCCGCAGCGGTATCAGAACGCTACTGGcgactgttcaacgacccgggcttggcGCCCCCCGGCGGTGCACCCGCCGACCCGTCGCAAGTGCCACCTgaggcctttcatgacctcgcccaccaggtcCGAACTTTGACAAGCATAGTGCAGACCATCGTCTCCCAGCGAACGTCTTCGCAGGCAGCGCCGCCTTCGCGGCAACAGGAGCCCCCCGCCCGGACCCACGTGCCACTCACAGAACTTCCTGGCTCGCCTCGAAACCCCACAACTCATCCCGGGAGTCGGGAAGCAGAGGACACGGTGAGCCATCCCGAACCTGAGGCTCCGACTGTCGATTCGACGAACGCTCTACGAGCTCAGCTGtgcctcgtcagtcaaaggcttgacgaggtacaacaggaagttcgtaagtcaaagggagagctcggggcggacggACACCGAGGATCTCCGTTCATCCCCGAGATACAGGACCAGGCGATCCCGCCGCACTTCCACCTCCCCTCACTGGATGCGTACGACGGCGCAGCCGACCCGGCGGACCACGTGGCTGCTTTCcgggcccagatggcgctattcgggacttcagacgccctgatgtgcagggcgttcccgacgacTCTGCGGggaccagcccgcgcgtggtacagcggcttgaagccagggaccatcgcctccttcgaccagctcgccaaggatttcgagcttaacttcctgacGTACGCCCGGCCAAAGCCGTCCATGGCGTTGCTCTTggggctcaaccagaaggaggacgagcccctctcccactttgtgaaccgatttacaacacaaatccggggactagcggatgctcacccctctctcttgatgcaggccttcatggttggcctgcggccctccaggttcttctggtcactcGTGGAGCGGCCCCCCGTCGCGGTCCCCGAAATGCTCCAACGTGCCAGTCAGTTTATCGCCGCGGAAACCTGGATGGCTGGAaagcgggaggagcacaaaaaggTCAAGTCAGAATCGCCCCGACAGCAACAACCTACCGCCTCCCGGCGAAAGTTGGACAGGCCCGACCCCaggcctcctcttcccgccttgaattcTTCCCGGACTGAAATATTCTTACACGAGAGAGGGAAGGGGATGCTCAGGgaccctcacccgatgaagaacccgcgggagctcgcagaccgttcaaagtattgccgattccatcgacaacacgggcacgacactgagcagtgctacgagttgaagagacaaatcgaggagctcatcctcagaggtcATCTCGGCCAATACCTCCGGCCAAACAAGGAGCAGTCACCTCGCCTAGAAGGCCCTGTCGAGCGACACATCGATGTCATAGCCGGATGCCCCGCATCCGGAGGAAATTCCATGTCGGGCAGAAAGGCGTACGCCCGGTCCGCTCCCGACAAAGCCTCGGGACACGAGCCcgagcccgagatcaccttcccaaccggagctGCTGAGCGACCCGACCACGACGATGCCTTGGTGATATCGGCAAGGGTAGCCAACGCGCAAATGAggagaatcatggtcgacacgggaaGCTCGGCCAACATACTCTACTTCAGTGCCTTTCAGAAGCTGGACCTGGCCAGGGAAAATTTAAGCCCGATCTGCTCAGCGCTCACCGgcttcacgggagattcaatatcgccCCTGGGAGCCATTACCTTGCCTCTGACCGTGGGGACCCCGCCAAGATCGAAGACCGTAATGACTACGTtcttggtggtcgaccttcccaccgcttacaatgccatactaggtcgaccgaccctcaacaaggtcagagccgtcgtctcgacctactatagGACCGTCAAATTCCCGACTCGCGAGGGGGTCGGGGAGGCCaccggaagcccccgagagtccaggcgctgctaccttaCCTCCGTCTCATTGGGCAAGAGAACTAGGGCCGGGGCGCCCTTGGAAGATCCGCGGGAAGCGAAGAAACTGGCTCCTCATCccgagccgaggggatccacTGTTGACGTTCCTTTGCAGGAAGCGCGGCCAAGCCAAACGGTAAGGGTCGGATCGGAACTGCCCGAACGGGAACGGGAACAGCTCGTCGGTCTTCTGCGGAAAAATGCCGACATCTTTGCCTGGTCCCCATCGGACATGGAGGGGGTCGACCCAGAGGTCGCAGAGCATCATCTCAATatcccacctgacgctcgcccAGTGAAACAAAAACCCCGGCGCCACGCCCCTGACCGACAACGCGTCATACGAGAGGAGGTGGGCCGACTCTTAgcggcaggcttcatagaagaagccaagtaTCCCCAGTGGTTATCCAATGTAGTTCTCGTgaagaaacacaatggaagctggaggatgtgcgttgacaacaccagtctcaacagtgcgtgccctaaagactgctatcccctcccgaagatcgaccGGCTGGTCGACGCGATGGCAGGACACGcacgcctctctttcatggacgcctattcagggtataaccagatcaggatggcgcccgaagacagagaacgtacggctttcctcaccgatcaagggatatacttctacaaggtcatgccgttcgggttaaaAAATGCCGGGGCCACATACCAGAGGACGGTAAACAAAATGTTTGCCCATCAAATCGGCAgaaacatggaagtctacgtagacgacatgatcgtaaaaagcCGAGAGGCCAGAacgcaccttgccgacctggccgaggccttcgccacgctacgcaagttccgcatgcggctcaaccccacaaagtgcgctttcggcgtcacctccgggaagttcctaGGATTCATTGTACACCAGAGAGGAATCGACGCCGACCCAGAGAAGGTACAGGCAATAATCGATATGCAGACCCCCCGGACGGTTAAGGACCTACAGCGATTCAACGAAAGACTTGTCGCCCTGTCCTGCTTCCTCGCCCGagcgggcgatcgctgcctcccgctcttcaaggcgctcaaaaacCCGAAGGATTTCCAATGGACATCGGAATGCGAGGAGGCCTTAAAgcagcacctggccagcctccctcggCTCACCTCTGTCTCCCCCGGCGAGGAGCTGGGACTCTACCTAGCGGCCTCCCCGCATGCGGTCAGCTCCGTCCTtgtcaaggaaagctccggcccGCAACtaccgatctactacgtcagccacgtcctgagtggacCTGAAGAGCGCTACCCGCCGATAGAAAAACTCGCACTCACCCTGGTGCTctcggctcggaagttgcgcccttACTTCCAGGCGCACCCGGTGAAAGTCATCACCGACCAGCCTCTCCggcaggtcttaacaaaattcgatgttgcaggtcgACTCCTCCGATGGGCCGTGGAGCTCGGTGAACATGATATCAGTTACGCACCCAGGACCGCCATGAAGGCCCAAgcggtggccgacttcatcgcggagctGGCTCCCATGGACGGAGATCCCAAGCAAACCCCCGAGGCTTGGatcctacacgtggacggctcaGCTAACTCAAGTGGTGCCGGAGCGGGGCTGGTCCTCCTCGCCCCtgacggacgctcgttcgagcgttccctccgcttcgggtttaaagccactaataacgaggcggaatacgaggcaCTCCTAGCGGGATTAAGGCTGGCCCTCGAAATGCAGGTAAACgcaatacacgtcctcaccgactcgcaacttGTGGCCAAACAGCTCAACGGTGGATATGAAGCTCGGGATGCAACCATGGCCAAGTACCTGGCACGGGTAAGAGACCTAACCGCGAGGTTCCCTTACtttacattatctaatgtccCGAGGGAGGAAAACGAGCGAGCCGATGCGCTCGCTAAGCTGGCGTCAAGACAAACCCCCGAGGCATGGCCAGAGATTGAGGAGCTCCCCGCCCGCGCCATCGAAGTAGCGACTATGGCCCCAGGCGGTGCGCCGACTACGTGGGTGCAAGAGTTGCTGCGCTTCAAACGGGATGGAACTCTCCCTCTCGACGAAGTCGCCGCTCGACGTCTATGCCGCACACACGCGTGGTACGCCGAGGAGGGTGGTCGGCTTTACAAACGGTCCTTCACCCACCCCCTCCTGCGATGCTTCAAACCTGACGAAGCACAGACAGTCTTGGCCGAAACTCATGAGGGGGTCTGCGGCGAACACATCGGCGGACGAAccttggcgcacaagatactccgccaaggctactactggccaaccatgtgccGAGATGCGAAAGCCTACGTGCAGCGGTGCGGATCGTGCCAGCaacacgcccgcgcaccccgacAACCCTCGGTCCCGCTCtcccccatcgactgcgcatggccttTTGCCCAGTGGGGGCTGGACCTCCTCGGTCCCTTCCCACCGGCTTCTggacagcggaagtacataattgtaggagtagactacttcacaaagtgggtcgaggccgagccactggcgacgatcacggaacatCAGATGGAGAAATTCGTGTGGAAGAACCTTGTAACTCGGTTTGGGTTGCCCAGGGCCATTATCACcgacaacggacctcagttcgcaGGCACAAGGTTTCGGGAATTCTGCGCCGGTCACGGCATTcaactaaggttcagctcggtggcccaccctcagacgaacgggttggccaaggtaaccaaccggtccatctTGGATggcctcaaaagaagagtgtcagCGGCCCGATCGAtctggacggacgagctccctAGTGTGTTATGGTCGCTGCGAACCACTCCCAAGACTGCGACCGGAGAATCCCCGTACAGTTTGACGTTCGGAACCGAGGCCATCCTACCACCCGAGATGTCTATCGCCACGCGTCGGACAAGGAGCTACGACGAGGAAACCTCGAACCAGGGACTTCGCgccagcctcgacgtgctcgaggagcgGCGCGCCGATGCgcacctgaaggccctctctcACCAGAGAGCCGTCGCCAGGGCCTACAACAAAAAGGTGCGACCCCGACCGATCATGTTAGGTGATCTAGTCCTACGAAGGGCCGAGGTCAGCGACCTGACCCGaacgagggggaagctggcccccaagtgggagggaccatATCGAGTTGTTGCCGTGGTCCGACCGGGTACGTATCGACTCACAGCAATGGACGGTTCCTCCTTGCCGAGAACGTGGAACATCCAGAACCTCAAAAAGTTCTTTGTCTGA